In Carya illinoinensis cultivar Pawnee chromosome 9, C.illinoinensisPawnee_v1, whole genome shotgun sequence, the following are encoded in one genomic region:
- the LOC122277071 gene encoding uncharacterized mitochondrial protein AtMg00810-like — protein MVVSQHLSTDGPLFLNSTLYRSLVGALQYLTITCPDIAHAVNSVSQFLHSSTEAHFKAVKRIPSYVKGTLHFGLTFHPSAIPGTLVAYSDVDSVRCPNTYHSTSGYSIYLGDNLVSWSAKKQSLSLTPIVNLRTIHALALTAVEIL, from the coding sequence ATGGTTGTTTCTCAACATCTATCTACTGATGGTCCTCTGTTCTTGAACTCTACACTTTACAGGTCGCTTGTGGGTGCTCTCCAATACTTGACAATTACATGTCCTGATATTGCTCATGCTGTCAATTCAGTCAGTCAATTTCTACACTCTTCGACTGAAGCTCACTTCAAAGCTGTCAAACGCATTCCTAGCTATGTTAAGGGCACACTACACTTTGGACTTACTTTCCATCCATCTGCTATTCCTGGTACTTTAGTTGCCTACTCGGATGTAGATTCAGTAAGATGCCCTAATACTTATCACTCTACGTCGGGCTATTCCATTTATCTTGGTGACAATTTGGTCTCTTGGAGTGCCAAGAAACAATCACTATCTCTCACTCCAATTGTGAATCTGAGGACTATACATGCCCTAGCTCTCACTGCCGTTGAAATTCTCTAG
- the LOC122276244 gene encoding H/ACA ribonucleoprotein complex subunit 4 codes for MSEIELSRSEKKKKKHRSKDETPVVIPEPLSSLGSEPTQKGSDSGDFMIKPQSFTPSIDTSQWPILLKNYDRLNVRTGHYTPLPSGYSPLKRPLEQYIRYGILNLDKPANPSSHEVVAWIKRILKVEKTGHSGTLDPKVTGNLIVCIDRATRLVKSQQGAGKEYVCIARLHSAVPDVSKVARALETLTGAVFQRPPLISAVKRQLRIRTIYESKLLEYDADKHLVVFWISCEAGTYVRTMCVHLGLILGVGGHMQELRRVRSGILGEKDNMVTMHDVLDAQWIYDNYRDETYLRRVIMPLEVILTSYKRLVVKDSAVNAICYGAKLMIPGLLRFENDIEVGEELVLMTTKGEAIALGIAEMTTAVMATCDHGVVARIKRVVMDRDMYPRKWGLGPRASMKKKLIADGKLDKHGKPNDNTPQEWMRNLVLPTGGDSVVAGLAAATEPAVVKEKKEKNKSKDDDDGEGRKRKLDESTNTPVPLPSKKAKVAEVTEIQKEEGVKVKKVKEEEAEVEVEKKEKKKKKKKDKEDGDAEALGDEKEKKEKKKDHGDKVEAGSPEADKSEKKKKKKKKKEAEDGGAAALTGITNGASDGEASVSEKKKKKKKKHKDAEEE; via the coding sequence ATGTCCGAGATAGAGCTTTCTCGCtcggagaagaaaaagaagaagcaccGCTCCAAGGATGAGACCCCGGTCGTCATACCCGAGCCACTCTCCTCTCTGGGTTCGGAGCCCACTCAGAAGGGCTCCGACTCTGGGGACTTCATGATCAAGCCCCAGAGCTTCACTCCCTCCATTGATACCTCTCAATGGCCCATTCTTCTAAAAAACTACGACCGCCTCAACGTTCGTACCGGACACTACACTCCTCTCCCCTCCGGCTACTCCCCTCTCAAGCGTCCTCTCGAACAGTATATCAGGTACGGTATTCTAAATCTTGATAAACCCGCTAACCCATCTTCACATGAGGTAGTTGCCTGGATCAAACGGATCCTCAAGGTCGAAAAAACGGGTCACAGCGGTACCCTCGATCCCAAAGTCACTGGGAACCTGATTGTTTGCATTGATCGTGCCACTAGACTCGTCAAATCGCAACAAGGCGCTGGGAAAGAGTATGTTTGTATTGCTAGGTTGCATTCTGCAGTACCCGATGTGTCTAAGGTTGCTCGGGCACTCGAAACCCTCACTGGAGCTGTTTTCCAGAGGCCGCCTTTGATTTCTGCGGTGAAGAGGCAGCTCAGGATTAGGACTATATATGAAAGTAAGCTTCTTGAGTATGACGCTGATAAGCATTTGGTGGTTTTCTGGATTTCTTGTGAGGCGGGGACTTATGTGCGAACGATGTGTGTGCATTTGGGTCTGATTCTTGGAGTTGGAGGGCATATGCAGGAGCTGCGTAGGGTAAGGTCGGGGATTTTGGGTGAGAAGGATAACATGGTTACCATGCATGATGTGTTGGATGCACAATGGATTTACGATAATTATAGGGATGAGACCTATTTGAGGAGGGTGATTATGCCGCTCGAAGTGATTTTGACGAGTTATAAGAGGTTGGTTGTGAAGGATTCTGCTGTGAATGCTATTTGTTATGGTGCGAAGTTGATGATTCCGGGGTTGTTGAGGTTTGAGAATGATATTGAGGTTGGAGAGGAACTTGTGCTCATGACTACCAAAGGAGAAGCAATTGCATTGGGTATTGCAGAGATGACAACTGCGGTGATGGCAACTTGTGATCATGGTGTTGTCGCAAGGATTAAGAGGGTAGTGATGGATCGGGATATGTACCCAAGGAAGTGGGGGTTGGGGCCGAGGGCATCGATGAAAAAGAAACTGATAGCGGATGGGAAGTTGGATAAACATGGGAAGCCAAATGACAATACCCCTCAAGAATGGATGAGGAACCTAGTTTTACCCACTGGTGGGGATTCTGTGGTTGCAGGCCTTGCAGCTGCTACAGAACCTGCTGtagtgaaggaaaagaaagagaagaataaaagtaaggatgatgatgatggggaGGGGCGTAAACGGAAGCTGGATGAAAGCACCAATACCCCTGTTCCCCTTCCTTCGAAGAAAGCTAAAGTTGCTGAAGTTACAGAGATTCAGAAGGAAGAGGGAGTGAAGGTTAAGAAGGTCAAGGAAGAAGAGGCAGAGgttgaagttgaaaagaaagagaagaagaaaaagaaaaagaaggataaAGAGGATGGCGATGCAGAGGCTTTAGGTGACgaaaaggagaagaaggagaagaaaaaggatCACGGAGATAAGGTTGAGGCTGGTTCACCTGAAGCAGACAAAtctgagaagaagaaaaaaaagaagaagaagaaagaggccGAGGATGGTGGGGCTGCAGCGCTTACTGGCATTACTAATGGTGCTAGTGATGGTGAGGCTAGTGTGagtgagaagaagaaaaagaagaaaaagaagcataAAGATGCCGAGGAAGAGTAG